CTTATCCACCTTGCCTATCGGCAGCATAGGAAGAGAATCCACTATAAAGAACCGCTTGGGAATCTTGTAACTTGCGAGTTTCTGGGAGCACCATTGTTTAAGGGCGGCCGCATCTACTTTCTTGTGCGGTTGTTGTATAATGTAAGCCCAACCGACTTCGTTGAACAGCGAATCCGGTACGTCAATAACAGCGCACAACCCGACATCTGGGTGCTCTTCGATCGCCAACTCCACCTCGCGCGGATAAACATTGTAACCGCCTGATTTGAACATTTCACTCATGCGGCCTACAAACTCGATACTGCCATCCGCACGCAGTCGAGCTATATCACCCGTCTTAAGCCACCCGTCGGAAAAAACCTCCTCGGTGGCTTCGGGGCGTTCGAAATATCCTTTCATGCAGTGGTTTGCCCGCACTTGGATTTCGCCATCCTCGCCAACCGCACTAGCCGTCCCATCCGCTCGTGTCACACGCACCTCCCCCAGGGGGGTCGCGTAACCGATGGAGTCCCGCATAACGTCTCGATTGCTGCCGTCTTTTTTGGCGTAGGTGACGGACCCACAGGTTTCTGTCATTCCGTAGGTCAGGCCAACCTCGCATTTGGCCGCGAACAATAGATCTACGAGATTACCCGGCATGGCCGCGCCAGAGTAGATGATCCATTGGAGGTCATCTAGCAAAGTGGCGTCGAACTCCGGATACTCAACCAACATCTGGAACATCGTGGGCAACGTGTAGAGAATGTTTATGTCCTGCGCCTGTAGGGCGTGAACAAAGTCCTCAACCCTGTGTTTGTCGGCAAGAATGACAGTGCCCGCGCCAACAAAAGTGTAAAGTGTCAGAAAATGCATGCCGCCGATATGATTGATCGGCAATGGGTTTAATACGCGCGGGTATGGAGAAACCGGAAACTGTTCGTTCTGCGTTATACTGCGACGCAGCAGTTCTCGCTGACGCAAAAGCACGCCTTTTGGTCGACCACTCGACCCCGATGTGTACACCAGTAATGCAGGTTCTTGCGCCGTCGTCTCGCCAAGTGCTGCGTCGAAGTCGGATTTGTGCTTCGTATCCACGGTTTCGCGGAGCCAATCGCAAAAGGCGACGTCATAGCCAGTTGGGCCATCGAGCCCTATCGTGCGCTCCACAACAGATTGAGTGCGTTTGATCTCAGCAAGGTCAGAAGTGTAACCACGACCGTCAAGTTCCTTGATGCCGAAGATCAACTTTGGACGCGCATCAGAAACAACGTATTCGAGTTCACCCCGAGTATATTTCGGGTTTAGGCCAAGCCACAGCGCGCCGAGTTTGGCGGCAGCGAAAAAGGTCACCATCACTTCGGTGCGCTGAACGGCCAAGACCGCGATCCGATCCCCTTTTCGAACACCATTCGCGTACAACGCTTGTGCACAACGCATGACCTCCTCATGCAGGCTGGCATAAGTAAAGGAGTTATTCCCATCGCGCAGTGCTTCACGATCGGGGTAATCCCGGGCATGCGCGTCGAGGCAATCCCCAAGTCGCGTGCCATCGCCGAATTTGTCGAGCAAAGTCATCGTTACTTCTCTCCCTTGCCCTTGATTCCAGCGATGAAGGCTTCGCGCGCGGCGTTGCCTTCAGGGTCTGTCATGCAGACCAGCATGTCATCCATGTCCGCGTAGCTGGTCGAAGCCGAGAGTGCGTTCGCCGCGGCATTGGTTGAACGCTTGATCATCTGTGCGGCAAGCCGGGGAATGCTGCAGGTTTCCTTGGCCAGAGAAATCGCCGTTTCGTCTGCAGTCAGCGTATCAGCCACGATATCTGTCAGGCCCCATTTGTCGCACTCCGAAGCGGAATGGCGACGGCAAAGGATCGAAAGCATCTTGGTCCGGGACGGGCCAATCAGGCGCGTCAATCTAGGAACGGTGTTCCAGCCGTAGATCAGTCCAAGGCGGGCCTCGGGAACATAGACCCATGAGTCTGCGCTCATGACCCGCCAATCACATGACATAGCCAACGCTAACCCGCCTCCGACTGCGCCACCGGTGATCGCGGCGATCGTCAGTTGCGGCAAGGTTTCCCATTCTGTACAAAGCCGTCCACCCTTGTGCGTCATGCGCCGCACGCTGTTCACGTCATTCTCGTTCTCTATGGTCGCGAAAGTCGAGATGTCAGCGCCTGCGCAGAAGAATCCGCCCTCACCACGTAAGATGATCACTTTGGTCGCGGCATCGTCGTGAAAGCGCCGGGCCGCGTCTGTCAGCCCATCGATTATCGCGTCGTTGATCGCGTTTTTCTGCGCCGGCCGGTTTAGAGTAACCACTGCAATTTCAGGGGCCTCGGGAAGTTTTTCGATACGAACAGGGGATGGGTTTGTCATAGTTTCGGGTCCATGATGATTTTGCCGATATGCTTGCGCTTGAGCAGTTCGGCCATTGCTTCGTTGAATTGTTCAATTGGGAAACGCGCGGAGGTATGTGGTTTGATCACGCCTTGGACATAGAGGCGGCGAAGGTCTTCGAAGAGCGCATCGGTCCGGTCAGGGAAGCGCGCTTGATAGGCGCCCCAGTAAAAACCGACGACATCGATATTCTTGACAAGCAAGTGGTTGGCCCGAAGTTCCGGGAGGTCACCACTGGCAAAGCCAGCCATCACGAACCGTCCTTCAACGCGCAACGTTCGCATCGCTTGCTGGGCCAGTTTCCCACCGACTACGTCAAAGACAATATCGACTCCTGCGCCAGCGGTCGCATCCTTGACACGCTCGTTCAGCTTAGACGCGTCCGTATCGAACACAGTGATCCCGCCAATGTCGCGCAAGCCGGAACGGCGCTGTTCACCGCTCGCTATAGCGATCACATGCCTACCACGCGCCTTGGCGAGCTCGACTGCCGCTCGACCTACCCCGCCTGCTGCCCCTGTGACGAGCACAGTTTCGTCCTCTTTCAAGCGCGCGCGCTCGTACAATCCGCACGCTGCGGTGCCATAGGGAATGAAGAAACCTGCCGCTTCATCGAACGGCATTCTGGAGGGCACGTACTGAGCGCGATGAGCGTCCAGCAAAGCAAACTCGGCATAGGCGCCTGAGTTAACTTGTCCCATGACGCGGTCACCGACGCGGAACCTTGTCACATCCGGGGCCACTTCGACGACGGTGCCAGCAAGCTCTGCCCCCGGAACAAAAGGCGGGGTCATCTTTTCTTGATAGGAGCCGCCAATCAGTAGCTGGTCGGCAAAGTTCAGACCGGCGGCGGCGACTTCGACCAACATCTGGCCCGCGCCGGGCTGCGGGACGGCGACCTCGGCGACAGGCAAAGTCGCTGGCCAGCCGAGCTTTTCACAGAGGACGGCACGCATTTTCATCGCGCCATGTTCTCGGGTAGCCACAGGACAATTTGTGGAAAGACCAGCATCAAGATGATCAGCAGCAGATGGCCTGCGACGTGCGGCCAGACACCTGCAAAGACACTCTCGACCGGCTGATTGGTGGTCCGGGCGACGACATACACATTGAGCCCAATGGGCGGAGTGACCATTCCGACCTCTGCCAGAAGGATAATGACGATACCAAACCAGACCGGATCATATCCAAGCGACAACACGACCGGGAAGACGACTGGCACCGTTAGGATCAGGATTGAAAGTTGGTCGAGGAAGCACCCTAGCACGAGGTAGAGCACAACTAAGAATATCATCACCATATAGGGTTGCAGGTCATAAGCCGCGACAAACCCGACAAGGTTTTGCGTCACCTGCGTAATGGTAATGAAGAACCCAAAGATCTGCGCAGAGATCACGATGAGACCAATCATTGAGGACGTAAGCACGGTGCTCAGCAACGCACGTTTGAACGTCGCCCATGTCATCTGGCCGACCAGAATGGTGAAAGTGAAAGCGCCTAAAGCGCCGAGCGCCGAGGCTTCGACGGGTGTCGCGATGCCAAGGTAGATGAGTCCGGTCACAAGAATAAACAGACCGAGGAAAGGTCCGGCGACACTCAGCGAATTGAACCGCTCTTTCCAGGTATAGTGGCGCTTTGTAGGGGCCAAGGATGGATTACGCCAGATCAGCAGCCAGATAGTGAGGATGATGACAAAAGTTACGAGGAGGCCAGGCACAATTCCCGCCACCAGAAGTTTGGCCACGCTGGTTCCAGTCAGAAGCCCGTAAAAAATGATGGCGACGCTTGGTGGAATGAGCATGGCAAGCGTTCCGGCGATGGAAACGATGCCACTTGCGAAGCTACGATCATACCCTTCTTCGGTCATTGCGGGGATACTGGACGAGGACAAGGTCGCAGCTGCGGCTGTGCTCGATCCAGAGATCGCGCCGAAGGCCGCACCAGTCAGCGCCGTCGCAATACCGAGCCCGCCCGGAAACCAGCTTGTCCAGCGAGCAAAAGCGAAGAAGAGAGAACTTGAGATCCGGCTCGCGATCATGAATTCGGCCATCAGCAGAAACATCGGAATGGTCAGAAATTCATAGGTACTGATCGCTGAGGCAGGTGCGGTCGAAAGGATACCAAGCAAAAGCTGCCCCCCCCCGAACATATAGAGACCGGCAGCGCCCGCAATTGCGAGGCTGAAAGCAACAGGGATGCCGACGCTAAGCGCGGCAAGAAGAATGACGACAGTAACGGCAACCAACATGACTTATTCCTTCGGGATGGCGTGAGCGTCGATGTTGATTTCGAGCGCATCGGCAATGCTGAGGTCGGAAGCCGCACAGAGATGGGCCATCATGCGGAGCATGGCGCGCAAGGCCAGTGGGGCCATGCCAAGCGGAACAATCAACTTGCTGGGCCAGATCGGCCAGATGACAGCCCCGAAAAGAACGTCACCGCTTTTCCATGAGCTATAGGCTTCGTGTGCGCCCAACCAAGCGACCAGAAAAAACACCCCACTCGTCAACAGGCAGCCAATCGCCATAGCAGCATGGTAGGCACGTGGACGCATTTTTCGGGCGAAAAAGTCTACCGTGATATGGTGATTGAGACGCAGCGTATAAGACAACCCGAGAAAGAAGCCTGCAATGAGGAGGTAATGAACCGTAAGGTCATAGACCCATTCAAGCGGGTCGTTGAACGCGTAACGCATCAACACGTCAGTCGCCGTGATCAACATCATAGAAAAAATCGCTGTCGCGGCCAAAGCGGCCAGGACAATATCGATTGCTTTCAGATATCGATCGGCCTGGATAAGTGCATTGGGCATGGAGGCATTCTCCTCTCGGCGTCGAGGCATCGTGACGTCACATGAGTTGCGAAATAAGCCCCACTCCCGGCGGCTACAGCTGGGACCGGTATGCAATATGCCGGTCTCAGCTGGCCGCCGAAGTCAGTTTAGCGGGGAGCTATGAAACCTTACTCGTCTCCGAGAGCGGCTTGGAAAGCTTTCAGGACTTCCGACCCAGGTTTCCCGAGTTGGTCCACTTTCTCGGCCCAGCCATCCTGCACGGTGGCAAGCTGCTCATTTAGCTTAGCCAACTCTCCCTCGGCCATTGTGTTAGGCTCCATGCCGAAATCAGTCAGTTCCGCAATGACTTTGGGCTCCTGCGCATCAACATAATTACAATGGTTTTGCGTCGCGAAGGCCCCCGCCTCTGTCAATGCCTGTTTCTGCGCATCAGAGAGAGAGTTCCATGCGCGATCACTGATGGCGTATACGGTGATGAAGCTACCAAGACTCACGTCGGTGGTTTGATGCTTGAGCACTGACTGCAGGTCGAACACTTTGACGCTTTGAAGGGGCGCAAAGGAACCATCAAGCGTTCCACGTGTCATGGAAGCCAAAATGTCAGGGCCAGGCATACGAACCGAAACCGCATTGAGCGCATTTGCGGTCATATCCATAGCGCCTCCAGCCGTTCGGATCTTGAGGCCCTTGAAGTCCTCAACA
This genomic window from Rhodobacteraceae bacterium D3-12 contains:
- the dctP gene encoding TRAP transporter substrate-binding protein DctP; this encodes MTNRLKDCLTRGGVLAACLGLFAVPAGAEEKITLKLADWMPVSHYTVTNAAEPFMAKAKELSGGSIDIQYFPGGQLGKGQDALRLVQTGVADIANISPAYISDKFVLSSVAELPAMFETACKGSDAFEKLATDGGVLAENEFTPYNVRVLVSIAYAPYKIVTVSKKVETVEDFKGLKIRTAGGAMDMTANALNAVSVRMPGPDILASMTRGTLDGSFAPLQSVKVFDLQSVLKHQTTDVSLGSFITVYAISDRAWNSLSDAQKQALTEAGAFATQNHCNYVDAQEPKVIAELTDFGMEPNTMAEGELAKLNEQLATVQDGWAEKVDQLGKPGSEVLKAFQAALGDE
- a CDS encoding TRAP transporter small permease subunit; amino-acid sequence: MPNALIQADRYLKAIDIVLAALAATAIFSMMLITATDVLMRYAFNDPLEWVYDLTVHYLLIAGFFLGLSYTLRLNHHITVDFFARKMRPRAYHAAMAIGCLLTSGVFFLVAWLGAHEAYSSWKSGDVLFGAVIWPIWPSKLIVPLGMAPLALRAMLRMMAHLCAASDLSIADALEINIDAHAIPKE
- a CDS encoding acyl--CoA ligase, which codes for MTLLDKFGDGTRLGDCLDAHARDYPDREALRDGNNSFTYASLHEEVMRCAQALYANGVRKGDRIAVLAVQRTEVMVTFFAAAKLGALWLGLNPKYTRGELEYVVSDARPKLIFGIKELDGRGYTSDLAEIKRTQSVVERTIGLDGPTGYDVAFCDWLRETVDTKHKSDFDAALGETTAQEPALLVYTSGSSGRPKGVLLRQRELLRRSITQNEQFPVSPYPRVLNPLPINHIGGMHFLTLYTFVGAGTVILADKHRVEDFVHALQAQDINILYTLPTMFQMLVEYPEFDATLLDDLQWIIYSGAAMPGNLVDLLFAAKCEVGLTYGMTETCGSVTYAKKDGSNRDVMRDSIGYATPLGEVRVTRADGTASAVGEDGEIQVRANHCMKGYFERPEATEEVFSDGWLKTGDIARLRADGSIEFVGRMSEMFKSGGYNVYPREVELAIEEHPDVGLCAVIDVPDSLFNEVGWAYIIQQPHKKVDAAALKQWCSQKLASYKIPKRFFIVDSLPMLPIGKVDKVTLKKSARAESE
- a CDS encoding enoyl-CoA hydratase/isomerase family protein; the encoded protein is MTNPSPVRIEKLPEAPEIAVVTLNRPAQKNAINDAIIDGLTDAARRFHDDAATKVIILRGEGGFFCAGADISTFATIENENDVNSVRRMTHKGGRLCTEWETLPQLTIAAITGGAVGGGLALAMSCDWRVMSADSWVYVPEARLGLIYGWNTVPRLTRLIGPSRTKMLSILCRRHSASECDKWGLTDIVADTLTADETAISLAKETCSIPRLAAQMIKRSTNAAANALSASTSYADMDDMLVCMTDPEGNAAREAFIAGIKGKGEK
- a CDS encoding TRAP transporter large permease, which produces MLVAVTVVILLAALSVGIPVAFSLAIAGAAGLYMFGGGQLLLGILSTAPASAISTYEFLTIPMFLLMAEFMIASRISSSLFFAFARWTSWFPGGLGIATALTGAAFGAISGSSTAAAATLSSSSIPAMTEEGYDRSFASGIVSIAGTLAMLIPPSVAIIFYGLLTGTSVAKLLVAGIVPGLLVTFVIILTIWLLIWRNPSLAPTKRHYTWKERFNSLSVAGPFLGLFILVTGLIYLGIATPVEASALGALGAFTFTILVGQMTWATFKRALLSTVLTSSMIGLIVISAQIFGFFITITQVTQNLVGFVAAYDLQPYMVMIFLVVLYLVLGCFLDQLSILILTVPVVFPVVLSLGYDPVWFGIVIILLAEVGMVTPPIGLNVYVVARTTNQPVESVFAGVWPHVAGHLLLIILMLVFPQIVLWLPENMAR
- a CDS encoding NADPH:quinone oxidoreductase family protein; this translates as MKMRAVLCEKLGWPATLPVAEVAVPQPGAGQMLVEVAAAGLNFADQLLIGGSYQEKMTPPFVPGAELAGTVVEVAPDVTRFRVGDRVMGQVNSGAYAEFALLDAHRAQYVPSRMPFDEAAGFFIPYGTAACGLYERARLKEDETVLVTGAAGGVGRAAVELAKARGRHVIAIASGEQRRSGLRDIGGITVFDTDASKLNERVKDATAGAGVDIVFDVVGGKLAQQAMRTLRVEGRFVMAGFASGDLPELRANHLLVKNIDVVGFYWGAYQARFPDRTDALFEDLRRLYVQGVIKPHTSARFPIEQFNEAMAELLKRKHIGKIIMDPKL